One window of the Syngnathoides biaculeatus isolate LvHL_M chromosome 11, ASM1980259v1, whole genome shotgun sequence genome contains the following:
- the LOC133508696 gene encoding cyclic nucleotide-gated cation channel-like, whose translation MPHPVHDSHRLSVKTWAEEESDHADSPLSRGQSMCDETSSELQRMAAIDRRDVNSSNSFRGRGALSRIVNMVMTLREWAQKSVTEEAERPDSFLERFRGPAHLDIHAPPSGFSHSHNGSDIDSEMRRTKRRRNCNNVILSPSDDVYYHWLMVIGPAVFYNWTLLVVRACFDELQMRNVLVWLVMDYICDGVYILDIAVRLHTGFLEQGLMVKDSRRLRETYIRTLQCKLDICSILPTDLLYLTYGVSHTPLLRFNRLLRLPRLFEFFERTETRTGYPNTFRICKLIVYILVIIHWNACGYYSFSKVLGLGSDNWVYPNSSDPEFASLTRSYIYCLYWSTLTLTTIGETPPPVRDEEYLFLIFDFLVGVLIFASIVGNVGAMISNMNATRAGFQARVDSLKHYMHFRHVNKVLEQRVIRWFDYLWTNKKTIDEQEVLKSLPSKLRAEIAINVHLDTLKKVRIFQDCEAGLLVELVLKLQPQVFSPGDYICRKGDVGKEMYIIKDGRLAVVGEDGATQLAVLTAGSCFGEISILNISGSKMGNRRTANIRSLGYSDLFCLSKQDLMDALHEFPHARTQLEQRGRDILQKEGLLEEVSVSAREQLEEKVERLETGVDRLQTSLARLLSEFNSAQLRMKQRMTAIEHSITMVTTGSGFLSDTDCNDSTSCGNRMRSQINIHL comes from the exons ATGCCACATCCGGTGCACGATTCACATAGGTTATCAGTAAAAACGTGGGCAGAGGAGGAGAGCGACCATGCTGACAGCCCACTTAGCAG AGGGCAGTCGATGTGTGATGAGACGTCCTCAGAATTACAGCGAATGGCCGCCATTGACCGGAGAGATGTCAACTCATCAAATTCCTTCCGTGGCCGAGGGGCTCTATCCAG GATTGTGAATATGGTGATGACTTTGAGGGAATGGGCCCAGAAGAGTGTGACCGAGGAGGCAGAGCGGCCTGATTCCTTTTTGGAGCGTTTCCGGGGCCCCGCCCACTTGGACATACATGCCCCGCCCAGTGGTTTTAGTCACAGCCACAATGGCTCTGATATTGATAGTGAAATGAGACGCACAAAAAGAAG GAGGAACTGTAACAATGTCATATTGTCGCCGTCAGATGATGTGTATTACCACTGGCTGATGGTGATTGGTCCTGCTGTTTTTTATAACTGGACCCTATTAGTTGTCAG GGCGTGTTTTGATGAGCTGCAGATGAGGAATGTTTTGGTGTGGCTGGTCATGGACTACATTTGTGATGGGGTCTACATTTTGGATATAGCCGTTCGTCTTCATACAG GTTTCTTGGAGCAAGGACTGATGGTAAAAGATAGCCGGCGTTTGAGGGAAACTTATATACGAACCTTGCAGTGTAAACTGGACATCTGCTCCATCCTACCAACCGATCTGTTATATTTGACTTATGGAGTCAGTCACACTCCCCTTCTTCGATTTAATCGTCTGCTGCGCCTGCCACGGCTGTTTGAGTTCTTTGAACGTACAGAAACAAGAACAGGTTACCCAAATACTTTCCGGATCTGTAAACTCATCGTGTACATCCTGGTGATCATCCACTGGAATGCCTGCGGTTATTACAGTTTCTCCAAAGTTCTCGGACTGGGCTCAGACAACTGGGTTTATCCTAATTCTTCTGATCCAGAGTTTGCCTCCCTGACCAGAAGTTATATATACTGCCTGTACTGGTCCACTTTGACGCTGACTACTATTGGAGAGACTCCACCTCCCGTGAGAGATGAGGAGTACCTTTTCCTCATATTTGATTTTCTG GTAGGCGTTCTAATTTTTGCCTCCATTGTGGGGAATGTTGGAGCCATGATTTCAAATATGAATGCTACAAGAGCAGGCTTTCAGGCACGTGTAGATTCTCTGAAGCATTACATGCACTTCAGGCATGTCAACAAGGTGCTGGAACAGCGTGTCATTCGGTGGTTTGACTACCTCTGGACCAACAAGAAGACTATTGATGAACAGGAAGTGCTCAAGAGCTTACCCAGTAAACTGAGAGCAGAGATCGCAATCAATGTTCATTTGGACACACTGAAGAAG GTGCGTATTTTCCAGGATTGTGAGGCAGGCCTCTTGGTAGAGTTGGTGCTCAAACTTCAACCACAGGTTTTCAGTCCAGGGGACTACATCTGTAGAAAG GGAGATGTGGGTAAGGAGATGTATATAATTAAAGATGGGCGCCTTGCTGTGGTGGGGGAGGATGGAGCCACCCAGTTAGCTGTCCTCACAGCGGGCAGCTGCTTTGGAGAAATCAGCATCCTGAATATCAGCGGCAGCAAGATGGGGAACCGACGTACAGCTAATATCCGCAGTCTGGGATACTCTGATCTCTTTTGCCTTTCCAAACAAGACCTGATGGATGCCTTGCACGAGTTCCCTCATGCCAGGACCCAACTGGAACAGAGGGGTCGGGATATCCTGCAGAAGGAGGGCCTCCTGGAAGAAGTCAGTGTGTCTGCCAGGGAGCAGCTGGAGGAGAAAGTGGAGCGGTTGGAAACTGGTGTGGATCGACTGCAG